Proteins from a genomic interval of Pseudanabaena yagii GIHE-NHR1:
- the purS gene encoding phosphoribosylformylglycinamidine synthase subunit PurS produces MKYQARIFVTLRPSVLDPAGTAVQSALKQMDYHVDSVRIGKYVEIVLDADNEAEASQKLDEAADKLLANPVIENYRVELTPIA; encoded by the coding sequence ATGAAGTATCAAGCCCGTATATTTGTTACCTTACGTCCATCGGTTCTCGATCCCGCAGGCACTGCTGTACAGTCTGCTCTCAAACAAATGGATTATCACGTTGACTCAGTTCGCATCGGTAAGTATGTGGAAATAGTCCTAGATGCCGATAATGAAGCTGAAGCATCCCAGAAGCTAGATGAAGCTGCGGACAAGCTGTTGGCAAATCCTGTCATCGAAAATTACCGTGTTGAATTAACCCCGATCGCTTAG
- the purQ gene encoding phosphoribosylformylglycinamidine synthase subunit PurQ, producing MKFGILVFPGSNCDRDVATVTSGILQQPTRLIWHSDTDISDCDVIVVPGGFSYGDYLRCGAIARFAPVMKSLQEHAAKGKYVLGICNGFQILTESGLLQGALVRNRDLHFICDRAPLRVERNDLAFTKKYQKQQVISLPIAHGEGCYFADADTLKELEDNNQVVFRYSDAIGNITDDANPNGSVSNIAGICNKQGNVLGMMPHPERAAEGILGSTDGKALFEGLLEGLLVNA from the coding sequence ATGAAATTTGGTATTCTCGTATTCCCCGGTTCCAACTGCGATCGCGATGTTGCCACGGTTACTAGCGGAATTCTGCAACAGCCCACGAGATTAATTTGGCATAGTGACACCGATATTAGCGATTGTGATGTAATTGTTGTACCTGGGGGATTTAGCTACGGTGATTACTTACGCTGTGGAGCGATCGCTCGATTTGCACCTGTAATGAAATCTTTGCAAGAACATGCCGCTAAAGGTAAGTATGTATTAGGCATTTGTAATGGATTCCAGATCTTGACAGAATCAGGCTTATTGCAAGGTGCATTAGTCAGAAATCGCGATTTGCACTTTATTTGCGATCGCGCACCTTTGCGAGTTGAGCGTAATGATTTAGCTTTCACCAAGAAATATCAAAAGCAGCAGGTAATCTCTTTACCAATCGCCCATGGGGAAGGTTGCTATTTCGCGGATGCGGATACGCTCAAGGAACTGGAAGATAATAATCAAGTTGTATTCCGTTATAGCGATGCGATCGGCAATATCACTGATGACGCTAATCCTAACGGCTCAGTATCTAACATTGCAGGGATTTGCAACAAGCAAGGTAACGTTTTGGGGATGATGCCCCATCCTGAACGTGCTGCTGAAGGGATTTTGGGCAGTACTGATGGCAAGGCTTTATTTGAAGGACTTCTTGAAGGGTTGTTAGTCAATGCCTAG
- the sixA gene encoding phosphohistidine phosphatase SixA encodes MPSLYLIRHGIAEDRENYEDDTLRPLTDEGRKKTKQVAKRLYDLGLRFDLLQTSPLVRAQQTAEIFTNVFSSPVQQSSELAPEGSFEAWLQWVTEWISQHPQPARASLGIIGHEPDLTTWAETLLWGESKGALVLKKAGIIGLVLPESQPWTANGILFLSIPPKLLI; translated from the coding sequence ATGCCTAGCCTCTATTTAATCCGTCACGGCATTGCTGAAGATCGTGAGAATTACGAGGATGATACCCTCCGTCCTCTCACCGACGAGGGTCGCAAAAAGACTAAGCAAGTTGCGAAGCGTCTCTATGATTTAGGCTTGCGCTTTGACCTATTGCAAACTAGCCCCCTAGTTCGCGCTCAGCAGACAGCCGAGATATTTACAAATGTCTTTAGTAGTCCTGTGCAGCAATCCTCAGAACTTGCCCCCGAAGGAAGTTTTGAAGCATGGCTCCAGTGGGTTACGGAATGGATCAGTCAACATCCTCAACCTGCTAGGGCATCCCTAGGAATAATTGGTCATGAACCTGACCTGACTACATGGGCAGAAACTTTGCTCTGGGGAGAGTCTAAGGGAGCATTGGTATTAAAAAAGGCTGGCATCATTGGTTTAGTGTTACCAGAGTCTCAACCTTGGACTGCCAACGGAATTCTCTTTTTATCGATTCCACCCAAGTTGCTCATATAA
- the rpe gene encoding ribulose-phosphate 3-epimerase, producing the protein MPKKSTVISPSILSADFSRLGDDIRAVDAAGADWIHVDVMDGRFVPNITIGPLVVSAIRPVTTKILDVHLMIAEPERYVPDFAKAGADIITVHAEHTACPHLHRNLCQIKELGKLAGVSLNPSTPLSFIEYVLDLCDLVLIMSVNPGFGGQSFIPNVIPKIAKLRQMCDDRGLDPWIEVDGGLKANNTWQVLEAGANAIVAGSAVFNAPDYAKAIDGIRNSKRPELVTA; encoded by the coding sequence ATGCCTAAGAAGTCCACAGTTATTTCTCCCTCGATCCTTTCTGCTGACTTTAGCCGTTTGGGTGACGACATTCGTGCAGTTGATGCGGCGGGTGCGGATTGGATTCACGTTGATGTGATGGATGGTCGTTTCGTTCCAAATATCACCATTGGTCCATTGGTTGTGTCGGCAATCCGTCCTGTAACCACCAAAATTTTAGATGTGCATTTGATGATTGCTGAGCCAGAGAGATATGTACCTGATTTCGCTAAAGCTGGTGCAGATATCATCACTGTTCATGCAGAGCATACCGCTTGCCCTCATTTACATCGTAATCTTTGCCAAATCAAAGAACTTGGTAAATTAGCTGGTGTATCCCTCAATCCTTCCACACCTTTGAGCTTCATTGAATATGTTCTCGATTTGTGCGATTTGGTCTTGATCATGAGTGTTAACCCAGGATTTGGTGGTCAGAGCTTTATTCCTAACGTCATTCCTAAGATTGCGAAGTTGCGTCAAATGTGTGACGATCGCGGACTTGATCCTTGGATCGAAGTTGATGGTGGTCTGAAGGCAAATAATACTTGGCAGGTTCTAGAAGCTGGTGCTAATGCGATCGTTGCTGGTTCGGCGGTATTTAATGCCCCTGACTATGCTAAAGCGATCGATGGTATTCGCAACAGTAAGCGTCCTGAGTTGGTAACAGCATAA
- a CDS encoding inorganic phosphate transporter: protein MEYLFFGLAIALVIGFEFVNGFHDTANAVATVIYTNTLKPTYAVVLSGICNLLGVLTSSGTVAFAIIALLPVDLVVNSSTSQSLVMAIALLLSAIIWNLGTWYLGLPVSSTHTLIGSITGIGIANSVINSFSSTNSYWWDGINWLKMQEIVISLVISPLLGFCGAAILFLIAKYLIRQEELYTAPEENVPSIWIRTVLILTCSGVSFAHGSNDGQKGMGLMMLILVAILPSFFSLNLQTSPQAIAQLVASSNSVIPVLSSQFIINTNQDPSFPNSRDELSQFLKPQGHVNENIWRSLVAESQIIAEKLSINNNLLDIAASDRRRVRDDIYLVASTITKLEKQQYLANFDHPEIITNYRNQLDHLTKFIPYWIKITIALALGLGTMIGWKRVVVTVGEKIGKEHLNYAQGASAELITMTTISAADYFGLPVSTTHILSSGIAGSMVANRSGVQVDTLRNLLLAWLLTLPSCILLGFTTYIIGLFTLKSAAF from the coding sequence ATGGAATATCTATTTTTTGGTTTAGCGATCGCTTTAGTCATTGGCTTTGAGTTTGTGAATGGGTTTCATGACACGGCTAATGCTGTGGCTACTGTTATTTATACAAATACGCTAAAGCCAACCTATGCAGTTGTTCTATCGGGAATTTGTAATTTGCTGGGAGTACTCACTTCGAGCGGAACGGTTGCCTTTGCGATTATTGCCCTGTTGCCTGTAGATCTGGTGGTGAATAGCTCAACATCACAAAGCTTGGTCATGGCGATCGCTTTACTCCTGTCGGCAATTATCTGGAATTTAGGAACTTGGTATTTGGGATTGCCTGTATCCAGCACCCATACTTTAATTGGCTCAATTACTGGCATTGGGATTGCTAATTCTGTAATAAATTCTTTCTCTTCGACAAATAGCTATTGGTGGGATGGGATTAATTGGCTGAAGATGCAGGAAATCGTGATTTCGCTTGTAATTTCGCCATTGCTAGGATTTTGCGGAGCAGCAATTCTATTTCTAATTGCTAAATATTTAATCCGCCAAGAGGAACTTTATACCGCACCAGAAGAGAATGTTCCTTCGATATGGATTCGTACTGTGTTGATTTTGACCTGTTCGGGTGTAAGTTTTGCCCACGGGTCTAATGATGGGCAGAAGGGGATGGGTTTAATGATGCTGATTTTAGTAGCGATTTTACCTAGCTTTTTTTCTTTAAATTTGCAGACCAGTCCTCAAGCGATCGCGCAATTAGTCGCCTCATCAAATTCTGTGATTCCCGTTTTATCTTCGCAATTTATTATCAATACTAATCAAGATCCCTCTTTCCCAAACAGTCGTGATGAACTTAGTCAGTTTCTCAAACCACAGGGACATGTGAATGAAAATATTTGGCGATCGCTGGTTGCTGAGAGTCAAATCATTGCTGAGAAGTTATCAATTAATAACAATTTGCTGGATATTGCTGCAAGCGATCGTCGCCGAGTTAGAGATGATATTTATCTTGTCGCCAGTACTATTACCAAGTTAGAAAAACAACAATACTTAGCTAATTTTGATCATCCAGAAATAATCACTAACTATCGCAATCAATTGGATCATCTCACCAAATTTATCCCCTATTGGATCAAAATCACAATTGCTCTGGCTCTCGGTTTAGGAACAATGATTGGTTGGAAGAGAGTTGTCGTTACTGTAGGCGAGAAAATTGGTAAAGAGCATCTGAATTATGCCCAAGGAGCATCCGCCGAGCTAATCACGATGACGACAATTAGTGCGGCTGATTATTTCGGATTACCTGTGAGTACTACGCACATTCTTTCCTCAGGTATTGCTGGCTCGATGGTTGCCAACCGTTCAGGCGTGCAAGTCGATACTTTAAGAAATCTTTTGCTAGCTTGGCTATTGACTTTACCAAGTTGTATTTTGCTTGGTTTTACGACTTACATTATTGGTTTATTTACACTTAAATCGGCAGCCTTCTAA
- the mreD gene encoding rod shape-determining protein MreD encodes MNWAITLGSLVLCVLAMYTRFPGMTLMGIAPNWLLIWLVAWSVNRPVFLSVMVGIALGMVQDGMTFADVRVAPTHVLGLAIAGGITSLLQKQRYVQEDFISIALIVFGMAVIVETMHAVQLTMMGAKMDNVWILQQRIALSSAILSSLWSPVIYFPLSRWWRSMDRQED; translated from the coding sequence TTGAACTGGGCGATAACCCTTGGTTCATTGGTATTGTGTGTCTTAGCGATGTATACCCGATTTCCGGGAATGACTTTGATGGGAATTGCTCCTAACTGGTTACTCATTTGGTTAGTAGCTTGGAGTGTGAATCGTCCTGTTTTTCTATCGGTGATGGTTGGGATTGCTCTAGGCATGGTGCAGGATGGGATGACCTTTGCCGATGTACGAGTTGCACCGACTCATGTTCTAGGACTAGCGATCGCTGGTGGGATTACATCGCTCTTGCAAAAGCAACGCTATGTACAGGAAGATTTCATTTCGATCGCCTTAATTGTGTTTGGAATGGCGGTAATTGTGGAGACAATGCACGCAGTCCAGCTAACTATGATGGGCGCAAAAATGGATAATGTATGGATTTTGCAGCAAAGAATTGCCCTAAGTTCCGCAATTTTAAGTAGCTTATGGTCGCCAGTAATTTATTTCCCGCTTAGCCGTTGGTGGCGATCTATGGATAGGCAAGAAGATTAA
- the mreC gene encoding rod shape-determining protein MreC has protein sequence MDSIRSWWERYSFQTAIVTVGIGLAWVIRQTQGVAIMETYQFLSKPFQSSVSKQELLQDAQVRELKYRLTELESQNQRMKELLKVKASSTDVGVWATVIGRGADSWWNQILIGKGSNDGIRAGAVVVAPGGLVGRVTHVSPNSSQILLVSDPNSQVGVIVSRSRFSGMLKGQSQNTAILEFFERDPDVKVGDIVHTSQFSTLFPENVPVGRIKSINLDKQPSPEAIVEFSSPLGLLEYVKVYPFQDKR, from the coding sequence ATGGATTCAATTCGGAGTTGGTGGGAGCGCTATAGCTTTCAGACAGCCATTGTTACTGTTGGCATTGGTTTGGCTTGGGTAATTCGCCAAACGCAAGGGGTGGCGATTATGGAAACCTATCAGTTTCTCAGCAAGCCTTTCCAGTCATCAGTATCTAAGCAAGAGCTATTGCAAGATGCCCAAGTGCGAGAGTTGAAATATCGCTTGACTGAACTAGAGTCACAAAATCAACGCATGAAAGAACTGCTCAAAGTCAAAGCTAGTTCTACGGATGTTGGTGTTTGGGCGACGGTAATTGGTCGTGGAGCTGATTCTTGGTGGAATCAAATCTTGATTGGTAAAGGCAGTAATGATGGCATCAGAGCAGGGGCAGTAGTGGTTGCCCCTGGTGGATTAGTGGGGCGAGTGACTCATGTTTCTCCTAATAGCAGCCAAATCTTGCTAGTCAGCGATCCTAATAGCCAAGTTGGTGTAATCGTTAGCCGCAGTCGTTTTAGTGGAATGTTGAAGGGACAAAGCCAAAACACAGCGATCTTAGAATTTTTTGAGCGAGATCCTGATGTTAAGGTGGGTGATATTGTCCATACTTCGCAATTTAGTACGCTATTTCCTGAGAATGTGCCCGTAGGTCGTATTAAATCTATTAACCTCGATAAGCAGCCTTCACCTGAAGCGATCGTTGAGTTTTCGAGTCCTCTTGGGCTACTAGAATATGTAAAAGTTTATCCTTTTCAAGACAAGCGTTAA
- a CDS encoding rod shape-determining protein, whose protein sequence is MGLLRHFTKDIGIDLGTANTLIYVSGEGIVLQEPSVVAIDQRDKTAYAVGDEANKMIGRTPGDIIAVRPLKDGVIADFDSAELMLRAFIQKVKKGVFNPRIAIGIPSGVTGVEWRAVMDAARRAGASEVYPIDEPIAAAIGAGLPVTEATGNMIIDIGGGTTEVAVMSLQGIVLSESVRVAGDELSEAIMKYMKTVHNLVVGERTSEEIKIKIGSAYPIKEETSMEVRGLHLLSGLPRTVTVKSSEIRESMSEPLSVIIEAVKRTLERTPPELAADIIDRGIMLAGGGALLNGIDTLISHETGIVTHIAPAPLNCVVIGAGRVLEDYKNLGRVLTSRLKSL, encoded by the coding sequence GTGGGTTTATTACGCCATTTTACAAAAGACATCGGCATTGACCTCGGTACTGCCAACACACTTATATATGTGTCTGGGGAAGGTATCGTGTTGCAAGAGCCATCAGTTGTTGCGATCGATCAACGAGACAAAACTGCCTACGCAGTTGGAGATGAAGCAAACAAAATGATCGGGCGCACACCAGGTGACATCATTGCCGTGCGTCCTCTCAAAGACGGTGTAATTGCCGATTTTGACTCTGCGGAGCTAATGTTACGAGCCTTCATCCAGAAAGTCAAAAAAGGTGTTTTCAATCCGCGCATTGCGATCGGTATTCCTAGCGGGGTTACAGGGGTGGAATGGCGCGCAGTCATGGATGCTGCTCGTCGCGCTGGAGCTAGCGAAGTTTACCCAATTGATGAACCCATTGCCGCTGCGATCGGTGCAGGTTTGCCTGTAACTGAAGCGACAGGTAACATGATCATCGATATAGGTGGTGGTACTACTGAAGTTGCTGTCATGAGTTTGCAAGGTATTGTTTTGAGTGAATCTGTGCGTGTTGCAGGGGATGAACTCAGCGAAGCGATCATGAAGTACATGAAGACTGTACATAACCTTGTTGTCGGGGAACGTACTTCCGAAGAAATCAAAATTAAAATTGGCTCTGCTTATCCCATTAAAGAAGAAACTTCGATGGAAGTAAGAGGTTTACACCTATTGTCAGGTTTGCCTCGTACCGTTACTGTCAAGTCTTCGGAAATTCGTGAGAGTATGAGTGAGCCACTCTCAGTCATTATCGAAGCAGTTAAGCGCACTCTCGAACGCACACCTCCTGAACTTGCTGCCGATATTATCGATCGCGGCATCATGTTAGCTGGTGGTGGTGCGTTGCTAAATGGCATTGACACTCTCATCAGTCACGAAACTGGAATTGTGACGCATATTGCCCCAGCACCCCTTAACTGTGTTGTCATTGGCGCTGGTCGTGTACTCGAAGATTACAAGAATCTTGGTCGTGTATTAACCAGCCGTTTGAAAAGTTTATAG
- a CDS encoding SRPBCC family protein has protein sequence MSDWLEHTVQTEVTIPVEYAWSLWSDLSAMPRWMKWIDSVVITDDPEISAWKLGTNGLTFTWKSRILKQIPNQIMQWESIGGLPNRGAVRFYGRPNNVTIVKLSIAYAIPAIGQLMDNLFLGQLVESTLQEDLERFRVYAQADFAKQNQAAAS, from the coding sequence ATGAGTGACTGGCTAGAACATACCGTCCAAACTGAAGTAACTATTCCCGTGGAATATGCGTGGTCGTTATGGTCAGACTTAAGCGCAATGCCCCGTTGGATGAAGTGGATTGACTCCGTAGTCATAACAGATGATCCTGAAATATCAGCTTGGAAACTTGGCACAAATGGTTTAACTTTTACGTGGAAATCTCGCATTCTCAAACAAATTCCTAATCAAATTATGCAGTGGGAATCGATTGGGGGATTACCTAATCGTGGTGCAGTGCGCTTTTACGGTCGCCCCAATAATGTAACAATTGTGAAGCTAAGCATTGCCTACGCCATACCTGCGATCGGGCAGCTTATGGATAATTTGTTTTTAGGGCAGTTAGTAGAATCGACCCTGCAAGAAGACTTAGAGCGATTTCGCGTTTATGCTCAAGCGGATTTTGCCAAACAAAATCAAGCAGCAGCTAGTTAG
- a CDS encoding Fur family transcriptional regulator, which yields MTSVETTYSPEALKAELNSKGCRMTPQREVILNTFQTLPEGEHLSAEDLYERLKTQGENISLSTIYRTVKMMARMGILRELELTEDHKHYEINQPKPHHHHHLVCVKTNRVIEFKNDQILTISKKVADKYGFSVLDCQLTIIGVSPEGQRSIF from the coding sequence ATGACTTCTGTGGAGACCACCTATTCACCTGAAGCCCTCAAGGCTGAACTCAACTCAAAAGGTTGTCGGATGACACCCCAGCGCGAGGTGATCCTCAATACATTCCAAACCCTACCCGAAGGGGAACATCTTAGCGCCGAAGATCTCTATGAGCGCTTAAAAACTCAAGGTGAAAATATTAGCCTTTCCACAATCTATCGCACGGTCAAAATGATGGCACGCATGGGGATTTTGCGTGAATTAGAGCTTACCGAAGACCATAAACACTACGAAATTAATCAGCCTAAACCACACCACCATCACCATTTGGTTTGTGTCAAAACTAACCGTGTGATCGAGTTTAAAAACGATCAAATCCTCACTATTAGCAAGAAAGTGGCGGATAAATATGGTTTCTCAGTTTTAGATTGCCAATTGACAATTATTGGTGTCAGCCCAGAAGGGCAACGCTCGATTTTTTAA
- a CDS encoding class I SAM-dependent rRNA methyltransferase encodes MPSLPRAIIHRKKVDAVQRFHPWIFSGAIAKLQGDVHDGDLVEAYSEDGRFLAIGLWGLGSIAIKVLSFQPVESMQSLLRDRLKQAFILRQQLGLIDNPETNCYRLINSEGDGLAGLIIDVYGDTAVLQCHSLGTYRYRQDIAEILKDIYGDRLQAVYDKSSATLSRKSQTQSQDGLLIGEKSADSAEVLEYGHRFIVDWEKGQKTGFFLDQRENRRMFGKYAAGKKVLNTFCYSGGFSVYALAAGATEVHSIDSSVKAMEWTERNIAANFDRDRQAIHQSFTGDVFDFLKQCESDYEAIVLDPPAFAKSLSARHSAMQAYKRLNLQAMSKLKSGGLLFTFSCSQVVNVENFTGAVTAAAIESGRSIRILDHLNHPADHPTSIFHPEGAYLKGLVLSVT; translated from the coding sequence ATGCCATCGTTGCCTCGTGCGATTATTCATCGCAAAAAAGTCGATGCGGTTCAGCGTTTTCACCCTTGGATCTTTTCGGGCGCGATCGCTAAACTCCAAGGTGACGTTCATGATGGCGACTTGGTCGAAGCCTATAGCGAGGATGGCAGATTTTTAGCAATCGGCTTGTGGGGCTTGGGTAGCATTGCGATTAAGGTGCTATCGTTTCAGCCTGTGGAGTCGATGCAGAGCTTATTGCGCGATCGCCTGAAGCAAGCATTTATTTTGAGACAGCAATTAGGTTTAATTGATAATCCAGAAACCAATTGTTATCGGTTAATTAATTCGGAAGGGGATGGTCTAGCAGGATTAATTATTGATGTGTATGGGGATACGGCGGTTTTGCAGTGCCATTCGTTAGGAACTTATCGCTATCGTCAAGATATTGCGGAAATTTTGAAGGATATCTACGGCGATCGCTTGCAAGCAGTTTATGACAAAAGCTCGGCGACCCTTTCGCGCAAATCACAAACCCAGTCTCAGGATGGTTTATTAATTGGCGAGAAATCTGCCGATAGCGCTGAGGTTTTGGAATATGGGCATCGATTTATTGTCGATTGGGAAAAAGGTCAGAAAACAGGCTTTTTCTTAGATCAAAGAGAAAATCGGCGGATGTTTGGGAAGTATGCGGCTGGCAAAAAAGTTTTAAATACCTTCTGCTATTCTGGCGGCTTCTCGGTTTATGCATTGGCGGCAGGTGCGACGGAAGTCCATTCGATCGATAGTTCTGTAAAGGCGATGGAATGGACAGAGCGCAATATTGCCGCAAATTTTGATCGCGATCGCCAAGCAATTCATCAATCCTTTACAGGCGATGTCTTTGATTTCTTAAAGCAATGCGAATCTGATTATGAGGCGATTGTGCTTGACCCTCCTGCATTTGCCAAGAGCCTATCCGCAAGGCATTCGGCGATGCAGGCATACAAGCGATTAAATTTACAGGCGATGTCTAAGCTAAAAAGTGGTGGATTGCTATTTACTTTTTCCTGCTCGCAAGTGGTGAATGTGGAGAATTTCACAGGTGCAGTCACGGCGGCGGCGATCGAGTCGGGTCGGTCAATTCGCATTTTGGATCATCTCAATCATCCCGCCGATCATCCTACAAGTATTTTTCATCCTGAAGGTGCTTATCTTAAGGGTTTAGTTTTGAGCGTGACCTAA